Proteins co-encoded in one Salvelinus sp. IW2-2015 unplaced genomic scaffold, ASM291031v2 Un_scaffold16599, whole genome shotgun sequence genomic window:
- the prelid3b gene encoding PRELI domain containing protein 3B isoform X1 — MKIWTSEHIFNHPWETVTKAAMQKYPNPMNPSVFGVDVLDRSVDTRGRLHSNRLLSAEWGLPSIVKSIIGRTQTCTYIQEHSVVDPVEKTFELQSSNITFTNLVSVDEKLTYRPHPDDAEKTILTQEALISVKGVSLSSYLEGVMASTISANAGKGREAMEWVIRKLNAEIEELAAAARGTIRTPMAAAMTSEK, encoded by the exons ATGAAGATCTGGACATCGGAACACATTTTCAA CCATCCTTGGGAGACAGTCACCAAGGCTGCCATGCAGAAGTACCCCAACCCCATGAACCCCAGTGTGTTTGGGGTGGATGTGTTGGACCGTAGTGTGGACACACGGGGACGCCTGCACAGCAACAGACTGCTGAGCGCTGAGTGGGGCCTGCCCTCCATCGTCAAGTCG ATCATTGGCAGAACACAGACGTGCACCTATATCCAGGAACATTCTGTAGTGGACCCCGTTGAAAAGACATTCGAGCTTCAATCTTCAAAT atcaCATTCACTAACCTGGTATCAGTGGATGAGAAGCTTACATACAGACCACATCCTGATGACGCAGAGAA GACGATATTGACTCAAGAAGCTCTCATCTCAGTCAAAGGGGTTAGTCTGAGTAGCTACCTGGAGGGAGTTATGGCTAGCACCATCTCTGCAAACGCAGGCAAG gGTCGTGAGGCGATGGAGTGGGTGATCAGGAAGCTAAATGCAGAGATCGAGGAGCTGGCAGCCGCCGCCCGCGGCACCATAAGGACCCCCATGGCTGCTGCTATGACTTCAGAGAAATGA
- the prelid3b gene encoding PRELI domain containing protein 3B isoform X2: MKIWTSEHIFNHPWETVTKAAMQKYPNPMNPSVFGVDVLDRSVDTRGRLHSNRLLSAEWGLPSIVKSIIGRTQTCTYIQEHSVVDPVEKTFELQSSNVKKTVSEVLGWRGYTWSAVLRPVGRTAKFSKTRSHSLTWYQWMRSLHTDHILMTQRRRY; the protein is encoded by the exons ATGAAGATCTGGACATCGGAACACATTTTCAA CCATCCTTGGGAGACAGTCACCAAGGCTGCCATGCAGAAGTACCCCAACCCCATGAACCCCAGTGTGTTTGGGGTGGATGTGTTGGACCGTAGTGTGGACACACGGGGACGCCTGCACAGCAACAGACTGCTGAGCGCTGAGTGGGGCCTGCCCTCCATCGTCAAGTCG ATCATTGGCAGAACACAGACGTGCACCTATATCCAGGAACATTCTGTAGTGGACCCCGTTGAAAAGACATTCGAGCTTCAATCTTCAAAT gtgaagaagaccgtttcggaggtccttggctggcgtggttacacgtggtctgcagttctgaggccagttggacgtactgccaaattctctaaaacaag atcaCATTCACTAACCTGGTATCAGTGGATGAGAAGCTTACATACAGACCACATCCTGATGACGCAGAGAA GACGATATTGA
- the LOC112080943 gene encoding tubulin beta-6 chain — MREIVHLQIGQCGNQIGSKFWEVISEEHGISATGMYEGDDPLQLERLNVYFNEANGGKYVPRGLLLDLEPGTMDSVRGSRIGALFRPDNFIHGNSGAGNNWAKGHYTEGAELVDTVIDRVRQESEGCDCLQGFQFVHSLGGGTGSGMGTLIINKIREEYPDRIMTSFSVLPSPKVSDVVVEPYNATLSIHQLLENTDETFCIDNEALYDICFRTLKLTNPTYGDLNHLVCMTMSGVTTSLRFPGQLNADLRKLAVNMVPFPRLHFFMSGFAPLTARGSQKYRTLSVPELTQQMFDARNMMTACDPRRGRYLTVAGMFRGKMSTKEVDEQMLMMQQRNSNYFVDWIPHNCKVSVCDIPPRGLTMASTFIGNNTAIQEIFRRVGDQFSLMFRRKAFLHWYTGEGMDEMEFTEAENNLNDLVSEYQQYQDATADEGWEPEEVAGEKSASPAATRVQSTEVTTMETVTETIETIETIAE; from the exons ATGCGTGAAATTGTACATCTACAGATTGGACAGTGTGGAAATCAGATAGGCTCTAAG TTTTGGGAGGTGATCAGCGAGGAGCATGGAATCAGTGCTACAGGAATGTATGAGGGGGATGATCCTCTTCAGCTGGAGAGGCTCAACGTCTACTTCAACGAGGCAAACG GTGGTAAATATGTTCCCCGGGGCCTGCTCCTTGACCTAGAACCAGGGACCATGGACAGTGTCAGGGGTAGCCGCATAGGAGCTCTCTTCAGGCCAGATAACTTTATACACG GAAACTCTGGTGCTGGGAACAACTGGGCCAAGGGTCACTATACAGAGGGAGCAGAGCTTGTGGACACCGTGATTGACAGGGTGCGTCAGGAGAGCGAGGGATGCGACTGCCTTCAGGGCTTCCAGTTCGTCCACTCCCTAGGTGGCGGGACGGGGTCCGGCATGGGCACCCTCATCATCAACAAGATCCGCGAGGAGTACCCCGATCGCATCATGACCAGCTTCAGTGTCCTGCCCTCGCCAAAGGTGTCAGACGTCGTAGTGGAGCCTTACAACGCCACGCTGTCCATCCACCAGCTCCTAGAGAACACGGATGAGACCTTCTGCATTGACAAYGAGGCTCTCTATGATATCTGCTTCCGTACGTTGAAGCTCACCAACCCGACCTACGGTGACCTGAACCACCTGGTGTGCATGACCATGAGCGGGGTCACGACCTCCCTGAGGTTCCCAGGCCAGCTCAACGCCGATCTGAGGAAGTTAGCTGTCAACATGGTGCCCTTTCCCCGCCTCCACTTTTTCATGTCGGGCTTTGCACCTCTCACAGCTCGCGGCAGCCAGAAGTACCGCACCCTGTCCGTGCCCGAGCTCACCCAGCAGATGTTTGATGCCCGTAATATGATGACCGCCTGCGATCCCCGAAGAGGGCGCTATCTGACCGTGGCTGGGATGTTCCGTGGCAAGATGTCCACCAAGGAAGTGGACGAACAGATGCTGATGATGCAACAGAGGAACAGCAACTACTTTGTGGACTGGATCCCTCACAACTGTAAAGTATCTGTATGTGACATCCCACCTCGGGGGCTCACAATGGCCTCCACTTTCATTGGCAACAACACGGCCATTCAGGAGATCTTCCGTCGTGTAGGAGACCAGTTCTCACTCATGTTCAGGCGCAAGGCCTTCCTGCACTGGTACACTGGCGAGGGCATGGACGAGATGGAGTTCACAGAGGCAGAGAACAATCTGAATGACCTGGTGTCCGAGTACCAGCAGTACCAGGATGCCACGGCTGACGAGGGTTGGGAGCCCGAGGAGGTGGCTGGGGAAAAGTCGGCTTCACCGGCTGCAACGAGAGTTCAGAGTACGGAAGTTACGACGATGGAGACTGTGACAGAGACTATTGAAACCATTGAGACTATAGCTGAGTAG
- the LOC112080945 gene encoding ATP-dependent RNA helicase DDX19B, whose translation MSADSWAQAVDEQEAAAESIGSLQIKDKPEENGTANTALATTTTTTTTTTNTAAASATTPAKTGGEGDKTGEEDDKDDKAAQSLLNKLIRSNLVNTTNQVEVLQRDPNSPLYSVKSFEELRLKPQLLQGVYAMGFNRPSKIQENALPMMLAEPPQNLIAQSQSGTGKTAAFVLAMLSHVDPNNKFPQALCVSPTYELALQTGKVIEQMGKHYSEVKLVYAIRGNKLPRGTQLQEQVVIGTPGTMLDWCLKFKFIDPKKIKVFVLDEADVMIATQGHQDQSIRIQRMLPKQCQMLLFSATFEETVWNFAQRIVPDPNIIKLKREEETLDTIKQYYVLCNSKEEKFMALCNIYGAITIAQAMIFCHTRKTAGWLAGELSREGHQVALLSGEMQVEQRAAVIDRFRDGKEKVLVTTNVCARGIDVEQVSVVINFDLPVDRDGNPDNETYLHRIGRTGRFGKRGLAINMVDSRFSMNVLNKIQDHFNKKIEKLDTDDLDEIEKIAG comes from the exons ATGTCAGCAGACTCCTGGGCCCAGGCTGTGGACGAGCAAGAAGCCGCCGCGGAATCG ATTGGTAGCCTACAAATCAAAGACAAGCCCGAGGAAAATG GTACTGCCAACACTGCATTGGCGACGACTACGACGACAACAACAACGACGACAAACACAGCAGCAGCCAGCGCTACAACGCCAGCAAAGaccggaggagagggagacaaaacAGGGGAGGAGGACGATAAAG ATGACAAGGCGGCACAGTCGTTATTGAATAAGTTGATACGCAGTAATCTAGTGAACACAACCAATCAAGTAGAAGTCCTACAGAGGGATCCCAACTCTCCGCTTTACTCTGTCAAATCCTTCGAGGAGCTACGGCT TAAACCTCAGCTGCTCCAGGGAGTGTACGCCATGGGCTTCAACCGACCCTCCAAAATCCAAGAGAACGCATTACCCATGATGCTCGCTGAACC CCCACAGAACCTGATAGCCCAGTCTCAGTCRGGGACGGGGAAGACTGCTGCCTTTGTCCTGGCCATGCTCAGTCATGTGGATCCCAACAACAAATTCCCACAG gctctctgtgtgtctcctacCTATGAGCTGGCCCTGCAGACGGGGAAGGTCATTGAGCAGATGGGGAAGCACTACTCAGAGGTCAAACTAGTCTACGCCATCAGAGGAAACAAAC TGCCGAGAGGTACTCAGCTCCAGGAGCAGGTCGTGATAGGGACGCCAGGCACCATGCTGGACTGGTGTCTGAAGTTCAAGTTCATCGACCCCAAGAAGATCAAAGTGTTTGTCCTGGACGAAGCTGACGTCATGATCGCAACACAGGGTCATCAGGACCAGAGTATACGCATTCAGAG GATGCTACCCAAACAGTGCCAGATGCTGCTATTCTCGGCCACATTTGAGGAGACGGTGTGGAACTTTGCCCAGCGCATCGTCCCAGACCCCAACATCATCAAGCTGAAACGGGAGGAGGAGACGCTGGACACCATCAAGCAGTACTACGTCCTCTGTAACAGCAAAGAGGAGAAGTTCATGGCCCTCTGCAACATCTACGGAGCCATCACCATCGCTCAGGCTATGATCTTCTGTCAT ACCAGGAAAACGGCGGGGTGGTTGGCAGGGGAGCTGTCCCGGGAGGGACACCAGGTGGCGCTGCTCAGTGGTGAGATGCAGGTGGAGCAGAGAGCTGCTGTCATCGACCGCTTCCGAGACGGAAAAGAGAAGGTCCTGGTCACCACCAACGTCTGTGCCAGAG GTATTGACGTGGAGCAGGTTTCCGTGGTGATAAACTTTGACCTGCCGGTGGACAGAGACGGTAACCCGGACAACGAGACGTACCTGCATCGGATTGGCCGCACGGGTCGTTTTGGGAAGCGGGGATTGGCCATCAACATGGTGGACAGCAGGTTCAGCATGAACGTCCTAAACAAGATCCAGGATCACTTCA ATAAGAAGATCGAGAAGCTGGACACAGATGATCTGGATGAGATAGAGAAAATCGCCGGCTGA